Genomic segment of Ruegeria sp. TM1040:
TAGATGTAGTCAAACGTGGCGTTGAAGCCGTTGTTCTGGAAGGTGAACTCGAGATAGCCCGATGTGTCCCGCGCCGAAGAGAGCGTGTAGACGTGGCAGGTGTCGCCTTTGTAGACCGCCGCCCAATTGCCGGCCTCAAGAAACAGCGATGAGGCCTGAGCGAGGCTGCCGACCAGAGAGAGTGCAAGTGCCGCAAAAATGGAGTTCCGCAAGAATCATATCCCTATCAATGATGTTTGGCGCCAAAATAGGACGCGAAAGATGCGGAAACCTTAAGCCGAGCTGCCGTATGGGGAAACAGGGATTCTTCGCACGGCCGCCCGGCTTGCGCTCGCCTAGTCCTCGGTCACATGGATCGCAAATTGTTCCAGACCTGCCGATTGGGCCTCGATGACGCGGAAGCTCTCGCGCACACCGGCCTCGGTCAGCTCGCGCGCCACGGTCAGGAGCGTGTTGGGATCGTGATCCTCACAGAGCTCGGCCATATGGTCGATTTCGGCCTCTGCCACAGGGCGGGCGCTTGCAAGATCCGGGGCGCCGTAGATTTCCATGAAATGCTGGGCGAGTTGCTCGACGAGTTTCGTGACCTCTTCGGGTTCGATCTGGGTGACCGCGACAAAGGTCACCCGCCCAGCGGTTTCGAGCCCCATCCAGCCGTTTGCAAAGGCCTGACGTTGTTTGCCGACCAGATCGCCTTCGCTCCAGTTGGAGAACTCAAAGCCCCCGGAGATGCACCATTCTCCTGTCCGTGCGGGGCTGGCAAAGACGTTCATGTCGCTTTCGTCAAAATGGATGGCGCGGGCCAGTTTCATCACGTCTCTCTCCTGTCAGTCCTGCACCAGAACGGTGGTGAGCGGGATCAGATGAGTGGTGGTCTCATCCCGCAAAAGCATTCCGAAATCCTCGTCTACACCAAGGAACGTGCCGCTGCGCCCGGCTTCGGTGCGCGCTTCGCCCATGCCATGCGCAAGGCCGCGCCATTCGCCGTGGATCGTCTCAAGCTCGCCCTCATCCCATCGGTTGATCCAATGCAGGCAATGGCGTGCCCAGCTTTCCAGCAGGCGCGGTGCAGCAACATCAGCACAGCCTTCGGCATAGAGCGCGGTTTCGTCGGGGGTCTCGCCGCCATCGCCTTCAGGCCAGAGCGGCAGGTCCAGCCCCACCACAAGCCAGTCCGGTTGCGTGTCCGGATCATCTGTGCTGGCGGCGATCCGCAATCTGCCACAGCGTGCGCCATTGATGCGCAGGGCGCCGTTCCAGTCCAGATGCACCGCGACCTCTGGCGGAGCGAGAGCGCCAAGCGCGTTCTGGAACCCGACCCCGCAGACCGGCAGCATCGCCATAGCCTTGGCGAGTGGCACCTCGGGGGCCAGCACGAGGGCCGCCCGCAGCACGTCTGTTCCGAGCTCATAGACCACAAGCCCCGCATCGACACCGAGTTCTGCCTTCTGGCATGCAAGGTCAAAGGGATCCTGTCCCGGGCCTGCGGCCTCCCCCGTCATCAGGGGAGGGAAGGTGATCGTCTCGCTCATGCGGCGCCACGCTCCAAGAGGGCTGCCGCGATGTCCTGAAACGCCCGCGCCTGGGCGCTGTCAGGTTTGGACACCACGATCGGTGCGCCGCCATCCGCCGCCAGACGAACGTCAAGATGCAAGGGCACCTCGGCGAGCAGCGGCACATTCAGTTTCTCGGCTTCGGCGGCAACGCCACCATGGCCAAAGATGTGCTCCTCATGGCCACAGTTGGAGCAGATATGGGTCGACATGTTCTCGATCAGACCAAGGATAGGGACATTCAGTTTGTGGAACATATCAATGCCTTTACGGGCATCAATAAGCGCAACGTCCTGCGGTGTGGAAACAACGATCGCACCGTCCACTTGCGCCTTTTGCGCCAGTGTCATCTGCACGTCGCCGGTGCCCGGCGGCAGGTCGACAATCAACACGTCAAGTGCGCCCCACTGCACTTGCATCATCATCTGTTGCAGCGCGCCCATCAGCATCGGTCCACGCCAGACCACCGCCTGGTCATCATTGGTCATGAGGCCAATCGACATCATTGTGACGCCGTGATTGCGCAGCGGCAGGATGGTCTTGCCATCCGGGCTGGCGGGGCGACCGGACACCCCGAGCATCCTCGGCTGGGAGGGGCCATAGACATCTGCATCCAAAAGCCCCACGCGACGCCCGGCCTGAGCCAGTGCACAGGCGAGGTTGGCAGAGACTGTCGATTTCCCGACGCCGCCCTTGCCAGAGGCAACCGCGATGATCTTGGCAATGCCGGGGATCTTTTGCGGGCCTTGCGGCTCTGCTGGTTTGTTGGGCTTCAGATCCGGCGGCGCCTTGGTGCTGTGGGCCGTCATCAGGGCCGAGACCTTTTCGACCCCGGCCAGAGCGCTCACCACTGCCTCGGCCTGATCGCGCACAGGCGCGTAGGCGTCGGATTTTGCAGGATCGATTTCGAGGACAAAACGCACGGTGCTGCCTTCGAGAGTAAGGGCACGGACAATGCCTGCGGCGACGATGTCGCTGCCGCTAACAGGGTCATTGAGGGTCTTCAGGGCGTCGAGGACGGCGTCGCGGGTGATGGACACGCGGGGCTACTCCTTGCTTGGTCTATTACGGTCTCGCGCGGGCATGGTGCCCGTTGTGGGCGCGGGGGGAAAGGGCGGAATGGTGCGGGTCTGATTTAATGATCACGGCGCGTGCTGAGATAGTCTTCCGTGGTGCGGACGCGCGGGCGTTCCTTGCTCGCAAAGGGCGAGTCCTTCTGGTGGAACTGCGCATTTACCCGGCAATCATCACACATCTGGATCATCTTGGCGGCCTCGGAGCTCGCAAACATCGCGTGATTGCCCGCAAGCTTCTCCATGATCCGTTCGACTGTGGATTTGACCCCAAAGAGGCTGCCGCATTCGATGCAGGCAAAGGGCTCTTCTTCGTTCAGTACTATTTGATCCAGCGCCGATGGGGCGAGGTTCAGGCGGGGCGCAAATGTGATTGCATCCTCCGGACAGGCATTGGCACAGAGACCGCATTGCAGGCAGGCGTCCTCTTGAAAACGCAGCTGTGGCAGATCTTCGTTGTCGCCAAGCGCACCGGAGGGGCATAGCGAAACACATGACAGGCACAGCGTACAGGCGTCAGTGTCCACAACCACGGCACCATAAGGCGCGCCCTCGGGCAACGGCAGCTCGGTGTCAGCCGCGGTCAAGGCCAGGGCTGCCTGACGGGTGATCTGTCGGCGGGTGCCCATGGGGCGCTGTGGTGTCTCCGGCGCGGCGGGCAGGGTGCGCGCCTCATAAAGCGCATCGCAGAGGGCTTCGGGTTCGGCGGCGTGCAGCAGGCGAGCCGCGTCGGCCGAGATTGCATTGGCCAGCTCCCGTTCACGTGTTTGCACATCGAGATCGGCGCGGGGGCCGGGCAAGAGGCACACTTCGCGAAAACCAGCTGCGCGTGCCGCGAGAATTTCGGCATGGCCAAAAGTGTTGAAGGCTTCGACTTCGAGTGGAATGACAGCTGCAGGCAGACCGCGATCAAACCGTGCCGCGAGGCGGATCATCTCGGCTCCATGCGCATCAACGACCAGCAGGCGCGGGGCTTCGCCCCCCGCGTCGAGATAGGCTTTGGCAAGGGTCTGGATCCGCAGGAACAGGCTCTCGGTGGGTGGCGCGTCATAGGTGATCGCGCCCGAGGGGCAGAGCGAGGCGCAGGCCCCGCAGCCAGCACAGATCATCGGATCAATGGCAACGCTGTCCCCATTGGGGGTGATGGCACCGGTGGGGCAGGCATCGAGACAGCGCGTGCAGCCGGTCTGGCGGGCGCGGGAATGCGCACAGAGAAGTGGCTCGGCTTTGACATAGAGCGGCTTTTCGAAGGTGCCCACCAACTGGCTTGCGGCAAACACCGCATCCGCCACCGCCACAGGCGATTTGGGATCTGCACGCAGATAGCCTTCGCGCTTTTCAGGCGCGGGGAACAGGGGCGTGCCGCCGCGCAGATCGAGGATGATGTCGCACTCTGAACGGCCGCCGTCACGCGGTGCGCTCCAAGACCATTCTCGCCCGGTCACATCAAGCGATTGCAGCGCGTCTACCGTGATCTCAAAACCGCCAAGCGCCCCTTGCGCGCTGCGCAACTGGCCGCGGATCGTGTCAAAGCCTCGGCTGAGGGGCGGTTCTGCAGCATCGGTCAGCAGGACGGTGACGCCAAGACTGTCTTGCAGTTTTTCTGCTGCCGGGAGCGCCGCGTCCGCAGTTCCCACGATGAGGCACAGACCCTCGCTTACCACATCGACGCTTTTGGCAGGGCGCAGGTCCAATTGGGCCTCTGACACCAATGCGGACATTTTGGGTAGTACATCGGCTGCCTTCAGGGCGTCACGGGACCATCCGGCACGGTCTCGCAGGTCCAGGAAGGCGGGGGCATCTTGGCCCAGCTCCTCGGCAAGGGCGGTGAAAAACCGACTTTCCTGCCCGCAACAAAAAATTGCATCCGGGTCCTGAAGGGCGGCCGCAGCGGCCTCTGACTCGGTTGTGCAGAGGTGTGAATGTACCTTCGAACAGGGCAGGCCGGTGGCCGCGCTGAGCGCCTCTGAATCGAGCGGTTGGGAACCGGAACAATCACACAATATCGGGTGCTTGGGCATATTTTCCTCGCTGGCGGTCGCGCTGGCATTTGGCCGCGAAATCGCGGTATCGGAGCATATCCTAGGCAGGTTTCTGCGCGTTCGTAAACCACCCCGACGGCGAAGACGGGTCGCAAAAGGCCGCCACGAATTGTGGTGATTCGGGAAAGCATCGCAAAATTCGAATACCCGAGTGAAAAGCTAAGTTTGGACAAAACGTCCACTGCCGACCTGCGCCGTAAAAACCGCGAGTCAAAATGTCCCCTTAAGCGTGAAATGCTCAATCTGGGGGCACTGTGTGCTTTCGCATGCAGGCCCTTTTGCGGCAAGCTAGGCGAAACAAGCCAGGGAACATCCGTGAACCAAGCCAACGCAAAGACAGTGGTTATGCCCCTTGGAGTCGTGATACGGCGCACGCCGGGTGTGACGCCTTGGGCCAAATGGTCTTGGCGCGCGGTTGCGGTTCTGCCCGGCGCTGCAGAAGCCGATTGGAGCCTGCTGCGCGAAGAAGGCGAGGCGAGCGAATTTCACGCCGCGACCCTGCCGCTGGAGCTGCACCGTGCGGATGCCGAGGCCTACATGCAGGGGCTCACCGCCAATCCGCCCAGCATCTATGTCGTGATGCGCCCCGGTGCGGATGCGCGCCCAGAGGTGGCTCTGGTCACGGCATCGCCTTTCGAGGCGCAAGACTACGCCGATACGGGCGAGGACCAGGTTGAGAAAGTTGACATGCCTGTCGGTCTGGTGGCCTGGGTGCGCGACTTCACGTTGGCGCATTTCAAAGAAGAGGAATTCAAAAAACGACGCCGCGATAGGCAACGCGTGGATCTCGAAGAAGAGGGCGTTGGCGATGCACGTATCCCGCAGTTGTCGGACGTCTACCGCGCACCTGTCAAAGCCCGCAAGGAGCGTCTGCAATGAGTGCGCAGGATTTCTGGTCCCGCCGCCGCGCTGCGGTTGAAGCGGAAGCCGCACAGGGCGAGCGCGCCCTGAAAGAGGCGGAAGCAGCAGAGCGTGACGCCGAGGCCGCCGAGCGCAGCGACGAGGAGCTGCTGGCAGAGCTTGACCTGCCAGATCCCGATACGCTTGGGCCAGGTGATGACTTCAAGGCGTTTTTGAGCGAGGCGGTGCCAGCGCGTCTGAAGACACGCGCCCTGCGTCGGCTCTGGATGACCAACCCGGTGCTGGCCAATCTCGACGGTCTTTTGGATTACGGCGAGGATTTTACCGACGCCGCGATGGCGGTCGAAAACATCCAGACGGCCTATCAGGTTGGTAAAGGCATGACCGCCCATGTGGAAGAGCTGGCGCGGCAGGCAGAGCTTGAGGCGGCCGCGGCGCGTGCGACAGAGGAACAGCCAGTCGAAGACGCGCCAGACGTCGATCAGGACGAAGCGGATTTCGACGCGCCAGCCGAGACGAATGAGCCGCCCGCAACTGCGCCTAAGGATGCAACCCCATCCGTGACCGCGCATGCGAGTGCTGCAGGCGGGGATCACGAAGAAGAGGCCGTGGCGCCCGTCACATCGCGCCGCATGCGCTTTGTGTTCGAGGACGGGGCGGCCAGCACATGACACAGGAGAGCCCGATGACTGAGGCAGCCGTGACTGCAGAGACGGTCACTGAAGAGGACCGTCTGCGCGCGGATCTTTACAACTATCTCGGCCTGATGCTTGCGGCCCCGCCGGCAGAGATGCTGCTGGAACAGACTGCTGGGCTCTCTGGGGACGATACCCCCTTGGGGGAGGCGATCACCCAATTGGCCCGGGTGGCCAAACGCACCAAACCCGCCGCGGCTGAACGCGAGTTCAACGCGCTGTTCATCGGTTTGGGTCGTGGCGAGCTCTTGCCTTACGCAAGCTACTATCTGACGGGTTTTCTCAACGAAAAACCTCTGGCGGCGTTGCGCAACGACATGAGCGCTCGCGGCTTGAGCCGCGCGCCGAACGTATTCGAGCCCGAAGACAATATCGCATCGCTCATGGAGATGATGGGGGCGATGATCGTGGGGCGGTTCAACACTCCGGTCTCGTTGGCGGAACAAAAAACCTTTTTCAACAAGCACATCGGCCCGTGGGCTGCGCATTTCTTTGCGGATCTCGAAGGAGCGAAAAACTCTGTGCTTTATGCCTCGGTGGGCGCGGTGGGTCGCGCCTTCATGGAGATCGAGGCCGAAGGATTTCGGATGGGGGGCTGAGGCCCGCAATCCAAAACGGCGCGCCTGCAGGGGGCAGGTGCAGGGTGGGGCGGCCCGGACGCCCGAATGACTGGACCCAAGACGACCCAAAAGGAGGAGGATCCACATGTCACGGAAAGAGGATGGCGCAAGCCGCCGCGACTTTCTGAAACTGGCTGCAACCACCACGCCCGCTGCGGTAGTGGCGCTTGCAACCACCGGAGGCGAGGCGGAGGCCGCGACCCCGGACCTGTCATCAAGCAAGATGCAGGATACCGCGCATACGCGCGCTTATTACGACAGCACCCGGTTCTGATCGGTTGCTTTTCGTGCCTTGGCCGACTGGTTGCGTGACGCCCGACCGAGCGAAGGTTTCTCATTGAACCCAGCGCGCTTCTGATTTCAGGGGCAAGCAAGGGAGGTTTTAAAATGCTTAGGAAAAAGACCAACGGGGTTGCGCGACGCCCCCAGCGGACCAGTATCCTGTCCAAGGTCGGTGAGTCAGCCGTCGACCGCCGCGCGTTCCTGCGCGGATCTGGCCTTGCCATCGGCGGGCTTGCTGCCATCAGCGCAACCGGTGGTACAGTGACGCAAGCCAATGCGGCGGCGTCTGCAACCGGCGCGATGGAAACGATCAAATCCGTCTGCACCCACTGCTCGGTCGGCTGTACCGTGGTGGCAGAGGTGCAAAACGGTGTCTGGGTTGGCCAGGAGCCAGGCTGGGACAGCCCCTTCAACCTCGGTGCGCATTGCGCCAAGGGCGCTTCGGTGCGTGAACACGCTCATGGTGAGCGCCGCCTGAAGTACCCGATGAAGAAAGAAGGCGGTGAGTGGAAGCGCATCAGCTGGGAGCAGGCCATCGACGAGATCGGCGACGGCATGATGCAGATCCGCGAAGAAAGCGGCCCTGATAGCGTCTACTGGCTCGGTTCTGCCAAGCACAACAACGAACAGGCCTACCTGTTCCGCAAGTTCGCCGCCTACTGGGGTACGAACAACGTGGATCACCAGGCCCGGATCTGTCACTCCACCACGGTTGCGGGTGTTGCGAATACATGGGGCTACGGCGCCATGACCAACAGCTACAACGACATCCATAAATCCAAGGCGATCTTTATCATCGGTGGCAACCCCGCCGAGGCGCATCCGGTATCGCTGCTGCATGTGCTGAAGGCCAAGGAAGAGAACAACGCGCCGCTGATCGTCTGCGATCCGCGTTTCACGCGTACGGCGGCCCATGCGGATGAATATGTCCGCTTCCGTCCCGGCACCGACGTGGCGCTCGTTTGGGGCATCCTGTGGCATATCTTTGAAAACGGTTGGGAAGACACCGAGTTCATCCGCACCCGTGTCTGGGGTATGGATCAGATCCGGACCGAAGTGGCCAAATGGACGCCCGAAGAGGTCGAACGCGTCACCGGCACCCCGGGTAGCCAGCTCAAGCGCGTTGCGCGCACCCTGGTCAACAACCGCCCCGGCACCGTCATCTGGTGTATGGGTGGCACCCAGCACACCAATGGCAACAACAACACCCGCGCCTACTGCATCCTGCAGCTGGCCCTTGGCAACATGGGTGTGTCCGGCGGTGGCACCAACATCTTCCGCGGCCACGACAACGTGCAGGGGGCAACCGACCTTGGCGTTCTGAGCCACACTCTGCCGGGCTATTATGGTCTGTCGGCTGGCGCATGGGGCCATTGGGGCCGCGTCTGGGGCGAAGACATGGACTGGCTGAAGGGTCAGTTTGAAACCGTCAAAGGCGCCGACGGCAAGGATAAGAACCTGATGAACCTGACGGGCATTCCGGTGTCCCGCTGGATCGACGGTATCCTTGAAGACAAGGAAAACATGGACCAGCCCAACAATGTTCGGGCCATGGTTCTCTGGGGCCACGCGCCGAACTCTCAGACCCGGATGACGGAGATGAAG
This window contains:
- a CDS encoding DUF6505 family protein: MKLARAIHFDESDMNVFASPARTGEWCISGGFEFSNWSEGDLVGKQRQAFANGWMGLETAGRVTFVAVTQIEPEEVTKLVEQLAQHFMEIYGAPDLASARPVAEAEIDHMAELCEDHDPNTLLTVARELTEAGVRESFRVIEAQSAGLEQFAIHVTED
- a CDS encoding DUF4444 domain-containing protein, which produces MSETITFPPLMTGEAAGPGQDPFDLACQKAELGVDAGLVVYELGTDVLRAALVLAPEVPLAKAMAMLPVCGVGFQNALGALAPPEVAVHLDWNGALRINGARCGRLRIAASTDDPDTQPDWLVVGLDLPLWPEGDGGETPDETALYAEGCADVAAPRLLESWARHCLHWINRWDEGELETIHGEWRGLAHGMGEARTEAGRSGTFLGVDEDFGMLLRDETTTHLIPLTTVLVQD
- the apbC gene encoding iron-sulfur cluster carrier protein ApbC, producing MSITRDAVLDALKTLNDPVSGSDIVAAGIVRALTLEGSTVRFVLEIDPAKSDAYAPVRDQAEAVVSALAGVEKVSALMTAHSTKAPPDLKPNKPAEPQGPQKIPGIAKIIAVASGKGGVGKSTVSANLACALAQAGRRVGLLDADVYGPSQPRMLGVSGRPASPDGKTILPLRNHGVTMMSIGLMTNDDQAVVWRGPMLMGALQQMMMQVQWGALDVLIVDLPPGTGDVQMTLAQKAQVDGAIVVSTPQDVALIDARKGIDMFHKLNVPILGLIENMSTHICSNCGHEEHIFGHGGVAAEAEKLNVPLLAEVPLHLDVRLAADGGAPIVVSKPDSAQARAFQDIAAALLERGAA
- a CDS encoding 4Fe-4S binding protein, whose protein sequence is MPKHPILCDCSGSQPLDSEALSAATGLPCSKVHSHLCTTESEAAAAALQDPDAIFCCGQESRFFTALAEELGQDAPAFLDLRDRAGWSRDALKAADVLPKMSALVSEAQLDLRPAKSVDVVSEGLCLIVGTADAALPAAEKLQDSLGVTVLLTDAAEPPLSRGFDTIRGQLRSAQGALGGFEITVDALQSLDVTGREWSWSAPRDGGRSECDIILDLRGGTPLFPAPEKREGYLRADPKSPVAVADAVFAASQLVGTFEKPLYVKAEPLLCAHSRARQTGCTRCLDACPTGAITPNGDSVAIDPMICAGCGACASLCPSGAITYDAPPTESLFLRIQTLAKAYLDAGGEAPRLLVVDAHGAEMIRLAARFDRGLPAAVIPLEVEAFNTFGHAEILAARAAGFREVCLLPGPRADLDVQTRERELANAISADAARLLHAAEPEALCDALYEARTLPAAPETPQRPMGTRRQITRQAALALTAADTELPLPEGAPYGAVVVDTDACTLCLSCVSLCPSGALGDNEDLPQLRFQEDACLQCGLCANACPEDAITFAPRLNLAPSALDQIVLNEEEPFACIECGSLFGVKSTVERIMEKLAGNHAMFASSEAAKMIQMCDDCRVNAQFHQKDSPFASKERPRVRTTEDYLSTRRDH
- a CDS encoding DUF3305 domain-containing protein, producing the protein MPLGVVIRRTPGVTPWAKWSWRAVAVLPGAAEADWSLLREEGEASEFHAATLPLELHRADAEAYMQGLTANPPSIYVVMRPGADARPEVALVTASPFEAQDYADTGEDQVEKVDMPVGLVAWVRDFTLAHFKEEEFKKRRRDRQRVDLEEEGVGDARIPQLSDVYRAPVKARKERLQ
- a CDS encoding DUF3306 domain-containing protein, with translation MSAQDFWSRRRAAVEAEAAQGERALKEAEAAERDAEAAERSDEELLAELDLPDPDTLGPGDDFKAFLSEAVPARLKTRALRRLWMTNPVLANLDGLLDYGEDFTDAAMAVENIQTAYQVGKGMTAHVEELARQAELEAAAARATEEQPVEDAPDVDQDEADFDAPAETNEPPATAPKDATPSVTAHASAAGGDHEEEAVAPVTSRRMRFVFEDGAAST
- a CDS encoding TorD/DmsD family molecular chaperone, whose amino-acid sequence is MTEAAVTAETVTEEDRLRADLYNYLGLMLAAPPAEMLLEQTAGLSGDDTPLGEAITQLARVAKRTKPAAAEREFNALFIGLGRGELLPYASYYLTGFLNEKPLAALRNDMSARGLSRAPNVFEPEDNIASLMEMMGAMIVGRFNTPVSLAEQKTFFNKHIGPWAAHFFADLEGAKNSVLYASVGAVGRAFMEIEAEGFRMGG
- a CDS encoding twin-arginine translocation signal domain-containing protein, translated to MSRKEDGASRRDFLKLAATTTPAAVVALATTGGEAEAATPDLSSSKMQDTAHTRAYYDSTRF
- a CDS encoding formate dehydrogenase subunit alpha translates to MLRKKTNGVARRPQRTSILSKVGESAVDRRAFLRGSGLAIGGLAAISATGGTVTQANAAASATGAMETIKSVCTHCSVGCTVVAEVQNGVWVGQEPGWDSPFNLGAHCAKGASVREHAHGERRLKYPMKKEGGEWKRISWEQAIDEIGDGMMQIREESGPDSVYWLGSAKHNNEQAYLFRKFAAYWGTNNVDHQARICHSTTVAGVANTWGYGAMTNSYNDIHKSKAIFIIGGNPAEAHPVSLLHVLKAKEENNAPLIVCDPRFTRTAAHADEYVRFRPGTDVALVWGILWHIFENGWEDTEFIRTRVWGMDQIRTEVAKWTPEEVERVTGTPGSQLKRVARTLVNNRPGTVIWCMGGTQHTNGNNNTRAYCILQLALGNMGVSGGGTNIFRGHDNVQGATDLGVLSHTLPGYYGLSAGAWGHWGRVWGEDMDWLKGQFETVKGADGKDKNLMNLTGIPVSRWIDGILEDKENMDQPNNVRAMVLWGHAPNSQTRMTEMKTAMEKLDMLVVVDPYPTVSAVLHDRTDGVYLLPACTQFETRGSVTASNRSLQWRDQVVEPLFESLPDHVIMAKFANKFGWADRLFRNIEMEDAETPNIESITREFNAGMWTVGYTGQSPERIKLHMANQHTFDRTTLQAVGGPADGDYYGMPWPCWGTPEMKHPGTPNLYDMSKPVAEGGLCFRARFGVERDGENLLAEGVSNPGAEIQDGYPEFTMQMLMDLGWDGDLTAEERAAIDAVAGPKTNWKTDLSGGIQRVAIKHGCAPFGNAKARAVVWTFPDPVPLHREPLYTNRRDLVADYPTYEDRKFYRLPTMYASIQKNDVSKEYPIILTSGRLVEYEGGGDETRSNPWLAELQQDMFVEINPRDANDIGIRDGSQVWVEGPEGGKVKVMAMVTERVGAGVAFMPFHFGGHFQGKDLRDKYPDGADPYVLGESTNTAQTYGYDSVTQMQETKATLCKISAA